The proteins below come from a single Crossiella sp. CA-258035 genomic window:
- a CDS encoding alpha/beta fold hydrolase — MTALTALVVGAGAASAAVPPTEPGSPPGANDWACKPSKAHPEPVVLAHGASANMTLNWFALSPKLKAQGHCVFALTYGVPAGTPFPINQIGGRLPMEQSAKEFGAFVDRVLQHTGARKVNIVGHSEGSLMPNYYVKFLGGKDKVNRYVALTPLWDGSQLLALPKLLEFARKLGLGPVIDGIMGPVFPSALQFLHGSEFLRKLNQDGVAVPGVTYTNVMTRYDEAVVPYTSGYMHASNATNYVLQDLCKFNISEHVLVAVDPLVHQLVANSLDPANAKPIRC; from the coding sequence GTGACAGCCTTGACCGCACTGGTGGTGGGCGCCGGGGCGGCATCCGCCGCGGTGCCGCCCACCGAGCCGGGCTCGCCGCCCGGCGCCAACGACTGGGCGTGCAAGCCGAGCAAGGCCCACCCCGAACCGGTGGTGCTCGCGCATGGCGCCAGCGCCAACATGACGCTCAACTGGTTCGCCCTGTCGCCGAAGCTGAAGGCACAGGGGCACTGCGTGTTCGCGCTGACCTACGGGGTGCCTGCCGGGACCCCGTTCCCGATCAACCAGATCGGCGGCCGGCTGCCCATGGAGCAGAGCGCCAAGGAGTTCGGCGCGTTCGTGGACCGGGTGCTCCAGCACACCGGCGCGCGCAAGGTCAACATCGTCGGGCACTCCGAGGGCAGCCTGATGCCCAACTACTACGTGAAGTTCCTCGGCGGCAAGGACAAGGTCAACCGCTACGTGGCGCTGACCCCGCTGTGGGACGGCAGCCAACTGCTTGCCCTGCCCAAGCTGCTGGAGTTCGCCCGCAAGCTCGGCCTCGGCCCGGTCATCGACGGCATCATGGGCCCGGTGTTCCCCTCCGCGCTGCAGTTCCTGCACGGCTCGGAGTTCCTGCGCAAGCTCAACCAGGACGGCGTCGCGGTGCCGGGGGTGACCTACACCAACGTGATGACCCGCTACGACGAGGCGGTGGTGCCTTACACCAGCGGGTACATGCACGCGTCCAACGCGACCAACTACGTGCTGCAGGACCTGTGCAAGTTCAACATCTCCGAGCACGTCCTGGTCGCGGTCGACCCGCTGGTGCACCAGCTGGTGGCCAACTCGCTGGACCCGGCCAACGCCAAGCCGATCCGCTGCTGA
- a CDS encoding TetR/AcrR family transcriptional regulator translates to MSKDARTAETRRRLMDGAIDTIRAHGISGVSARSIATTAGVNQALIFYHFGSVDELLGTACLTSTKARVDAYRDRFATVSDLRALLNLGRALQQEERAAGNVTVLAQMLAGAQGDPKLAEATRTALDLWVAEIELVLRRILAASPVGELADPAGLARAVAASFIGVELWAAADPQGAEDGLAALEQLAVLAEVVDNLGPVARRALKAKLRGVTKA, encoded by the coding sequence GTGAGTAAGGACGCCCGCACCGCGGAGACCCGCAGGCGGCTGATGGACGGCGCGATCGACACCATCCGCGCGCACGGCATCAGCGGCGTCTCGGCGCGGTCCATCGCGACCACCGCGGGCGTCAACCAGGCGCTGATCTTCTACCACTTCGGCAGCGTGGACGAGCTGCTCGGCACGGCCTGCCTCACCAGCACCAAGGCCAGGGTCGATGCCTACCGCGACCGCTTCGCCACCGTCTCCGACCTGCGCGCCCTGCTGAACCTGGGCCGCGCCCTGCAACAGGAGGAACGGGCCGCGGGCAACGTCACCGTGCTGGCCCAGATGCTGGCAGGCGCCCAGGGCGACCCGAAGCTGGCCGAGGCCACCCGCACCGCACTGGACCTCTGGGTCGCCGAGATCGAGCTCGTGCTGCGCCGCATCCTGGCCGCCTCCCCGGTGGGCGAGCTGGCCGACCCGGCCGGGCTGGCCCGCGCGGTGGCGGCCAGCTTCATCGGCGTGGAGCTGTGGGCGGCGGCCGATCCGCAGGGGGCCGAGGACGGGCTGGCCGCGCTGGAACAACTGGCGGTGCTGGCCGAGGTGGTGGACAACCTGGGACCGGTGGCCCGGCGCGCGCTCAAGGCCAAGCTGCGCGGGGTGACCAAGGCCTGA
- a CDS encoding NAD(P)H-dependent oxidoreductase codes for MTTSATGTDRLKIAVIISSTREGRLGPAVARWFLGEAATNHDVDLDLVDVADGVEGFAARIAGADAFVIVTPEYNHGYPAPLKEAIDSSYAEWRAKPVAFVSYGGMSGGLRAVEQLRQVLAEMHATTIRDTVSFHSVYEKFDANGPLAEFEHSATAAKVLLDQLTWWGIALREARAKRPYAA; via the coding sequence ATGACCACTTCAGCCACTGGCACTGACCGACTCAAGATCGCCGTCATCATCAGCAGCACCAGGGAGGGCCGCCTCGGCCCCGCGGTGGCCCGCTGGTTCCTCGGCGAGGCGGCGACCAACCACGACGTCGACCTGGACCTGGTCGACGTGGCCGACGGGGTCGAGGGCTTCGCCGCCCGGATCGCCGGCGCGGACGCCTTCGTCATCGTGACCCCCGAGTACAACCACGGCTATCCGGCCCCGCTGAAGGAGGCGATCGACTCCTCCTACGCGGAATGGCGGGCAAAACCGGTGGCCTTCGTCTCCTACGGCGGCATGTCCGGCGGCCTGCGCGCGGTGGAGCAGCTGCGCCAGGTGCTGGCGGAGATGCACGCCACCACGATCAGGGACACCGTCAGCTTCCACTCCGTCTACGAGAAGTTCGACGCCAACGGCCCGCTGGCCGAGTTCGAGCACAGCGCGACCGCGGCCAAGGTGCTGCTGGACCAGCTGACCTGGTGGGGCATCGCACTGCGGGAAGCGCGCGCCAAGCGGCCGTACGCGGCCTGA
- a CDS encoding PadR family transcriptional regulator yields the protein MAATYRRSNPLALALLSLLWEREMHPYEMATTLRERHKDESVKLNWGTLYTVVESLAKHGLIEAAEAERDGRRPERTRYRLTEAGLAELNDWLRELIAVPHKEYPRFEAGVSLLGILSPEEAARLLGQRAETLSGQAEGLRSVMAALRAQGVPALAWIELEYRVAMIEAEHRWVSGVAEGIEQHTIEGADWWRDWHARGAKPGQLPPFGPPDAQSEVD from the coding sequence ATGGCCGCCACATACCGCCGCTCGAACCCGCTGGCCCTCGCCCTGTTGTCGCTGCTCTGGGAACGCGAGATGCATCCCTACGAGATGGCCACCACGCTGCGCGAACGGCACAAGGACGAGAGCGTCAAGCTCAACTGGGGCACGCTGTACACGGTGGTCGAGTCGCTGGCCAAGCACGGGCTGATCGAGGCGGCCGAGGCCGAGCGGGACGGACGGCGCCCGGAACGCACCCGGTACCGGCTGACCGAGGCCGGGCTGGCCGAGCTGAACGACTGGCTGCGCGAGCTGATCGCGGTGCCGCACAAGGAGTACCCGCGGTTCGAGGCCGGGGTCTCGCTGCTCGGCATCCTGTCGCCAGAGGAGGCGGCGCGCCTGCTCGGTCAGCGCGCGGAGACCTTGTCCGGACAGGCCGAGGGGCTGCGCTCGGTGATGGCCGCCCTGCGCGCGCAGGGCGTGCCCGCGCTGGCCTGGATCGAGCTGGAGTACCGGGTGGCCATGATCGAGGCCGAGCACCGCTGGGTGTCCGGCGTGGCCGAGGGCATCGAGCAGCACACCATCGAGGGCGCGGACTGGTGGCGCGACTGGCATGCGCGGGGCGCGAAGCCGGGTCAGCTGCCGCCGTTCGGCCCACCAGACGCACAGTCCGAAGTGGACTGA
- a CDS encoding SgcJ/EcaC family oxidoreductase, translated as MPEINETFQRLVEAWNNGDATAYAAQFTEDVDYVTFHGMHIRGRAELESGHAKLFAGPLKGVKLGGGSAEAAPPSVKLLGPDVAVVVNSGGSTLPGEDAPAPERDSVTTAVVVRTEDRWLISAFQVTRRQVF; from the coding sequence ATGCCCGAGATCAACGAGACCTTCCAGCGCCTGGTCGAGGCCTGGAACAACGGCGACGCCACCGCCTACGCCGCGCAGTTCACCGAGGACGTCGACTACGTCACCTTCCACGGCATGCACATCCGCGGCCGCGCGGAGCTGGAGTCCGGGCACGCCAAGCTGTTCGCCGGTCCGCTCAAGGGGGTCAAGCTCGGCGGCGGGTCGGCCGAGGCCGCGCCGCCCTCGGTCAAGCTCCTCGGTCCCGACGTCGCGGTGGTGGTCAACTCCGGCGGCAGCACCCTGCCGGGGGAGGACGCTCCGGCCCCGGAGCGCGACTCGGTGACCACCGCGGTCGTGGTGCGCACCGAGGACAGGTGGCTGATCAGCGCTTTCCAGGTGACCCGGCGGCAGGTCTTCTGA
- a CDS encoding serine protease, whose protein sequence is MKIRRIAISLFVAAAAAVGGLAGSASAAPAPSDDVSPLIVGGGNATQTYSFMVSLDTGCGGSLIKPTWVVTAKHCTNSTPRQVRVGSLYRNQGGSTAAVKRVVRHPSIDLALLELASPVSQATVPVASTSGPVGTATRIIGWGATRADGSGAATYLKELNTSIVADTRCTNGMNAAAEICTNNTGGNQGACYGDSGGPQVKQVGGAWQLVGATSRSGNGDPRCATGPSIYVDVPYFRSWISQYAGTV, encoded by the coding sequence ATGAAGATCCGTCGTATCGCGATAAGCCTGTTCGTCGCCGCGGCTGCCGCCGTCGGTGGCCTCGCCGGTTCCGCCTCGGCCGCCCCTGCTCCGAGCGACGATGTGTCGCCGCTGATCGTGGGTGGCGGCAACGCGACCCAGACCTACTCGTTCATGGTGTCGCTGGACACCGGCTGTGGCGGCTCGCTGATCAAGCCCACCTGGGTGGTGACCGCCAAGCACTGCACCAACAGCACGCCGCGGCAGGTGCGGGTCGGCTCGCTGTACCGCAACCAGGGCGGCAGCACCGCCGCGGTGAAGCGGGTCGTCCGGCACCCCTCGATCGACCTGGCCCTGCTGGAGCTGGCCTCCCCGGTGAGCCAGGCGACCGTGCCGGTGGCCTCCACCTCCGGCCCGGTGGGCACCGCGACCCGCATCATCGGCTGGGGCGCCACCCGGGCGGACGGCTCGGGCGCGGCGACCTACCTCAAGGAGCTGAACACCTCGATCGTGGCGGACACCCGCTGCACCAACGGGATGAACGCGGCCGCGGAGATCTGCACCAACAACACCGGTGGCAACCAGGGCGCCTGCTACGGCGACTCGGGTGGCCCGCAGGTCAAGCAGGTCGGCGGGGCCTGGCAGCTGGTCGGCGCGACCAGCCGCTCCGGCAACGGCGACCCGCGCTGCGCCACCGGCCCGTCGATCTACGTGGACGTGCCGTACTTCCGCAGCTGGATCAGCCAGTACGCGGGAACCGTGTGA
- a CDS encoding DUF4166 domain-containing protein — protein MTTTLTKTGSIFRKALGADFDRLHPQLQRRFGFGSADGVACAGEGVMEEIWRGPAFTVPFLHLGAARNILFPETGRDVPFVIENYAYLDDFGRDTVTFVRTFEFGGGLRRRFDATVVHSTRRGCVVDYLGTHQHVAVDLDLSVDSRGGLVIRSGEQRLRAGLLDLRVPRALLARAEVREWYDEQAGEFRIEVRVASSWAGPLFGYRGSFTARYWDTAAARVPATVRPYREELRE, from the coding sequence ATGACCACCACCCTGACCAAGACCGGCTCGATCTTCCGCAAGGCGCTGGGCGCGGACTTCGACCGCCTGCACCCGCAGCTCCAGCGCCGGTTCGGCTTCGGCAGCGCGGACGGGGTGGCCTGCGCCGGCGAGGGCGTGATGGAGGAGATCTGGCGCGGCCCCGCGTTCACCGTGCCGTTCCTGCACCTGGGCGCGGCCCGCAACATCCTGTTCCCGGAGACCGGCAGGGACGTGCCGTTCGTGATCGAGAACTACGCCTACCTGGACGACTTCGGCCGGGACACGGTCACCTTCGTGCGCACCTTCGAGTTCGGCGGCGGCCTGCGGCGGCGCTTCGACGCCACCGTGGTGCACAGCACGCGGCGCGGATGCGTGGTCGACTACCTTGGCACGCACCAGCACGTCGCGGTCGACCTGGACCTGTCGGTGGACAGCAGGGGCGGGCTGGTGATCCGCAGCGGCGAGCAGCGGCTGCGCGCGGGCCTGCTCGACCTGCGGGTGCCCCGGGCGCTGCTGGCGCGGGCCGAGGTGCGCGAGTGGTATGACGAGCAGGCCGGGGAGTTCCGGATCGAGGTGCGGGTGGCCAGCAGCTGGGCCGGTCCGCTGTTCGGTTACCGCGGCAGTTTCACCGCCCGGTACTGGGACACCGCGGCGGCTCGGGTGCCGGCGACGGTCCGGCCCTATCGGGAGGAGCTGCGTGAGTAA
- a CDS encoding ribbon-helix-helix protein, CopG family, with the protein MTDKTTRDEALAAIRQEIADQRNAAEAEADPVKRERRSRHARLREEVAAEEAEAIAAEVAENQQAALSLRVPASLVAELKARADAEHIPTSALVRRLLTEALRAPATPVLTVEQVEEIARRVYHESA; encoded by the coding sequence ATGACTGACAAGACCACCCGGGATGAAGCCCTGGCCGCCATCCGGCAGGAAATCGCCGACCAGCGAAACGCCGCCGAGGCCGAGGCGGATCCGGTCAAGCGCGAGCGGCGGTCGCGGCACGCACGGCTGCGCGAGGAGGTCGCGGCGGAAGAGGCCGAGGCCATCGCGGCGGAGGTCGCGGAGAACCAGCAGGCCGCGCTGTCCCTGCGGGTGCCCGCGTCGCTGGTGGCCGAGCTGAAGGCTCGGGCGGATGCCGAACACATTCCCACTTCGGCGCTGGTGCGCCGCCTGCTCACCGAGGCGCTGCGGGCGCCCGCCACTCCTGTGCTCACCGTCGAACAGGTCGAGGAGATCGCCCGGCGGGTCTATCACGAGTCCGCCTGA
- a CDS encoding alpha/beta hydrolase, whose translation MIELTVESGPVPIAVRDHGGDGLPVLLLHGLGGSMAHWDPVVPELTGTHRVVLMDLRGHGGSGVGPWSWPAALADVEAVVTALDLGSPAVAGMSLGGMVATRWAARPGCPGAVNLDGLRGYLTAPENYPGLDPALREKELTRLRAMFDEQAAAVTGPLAEIIDELRAAVEEDHIAACRAARSPLLVVAATENLPAQDQFPELTEAYRRGLVRDLATLAEVWNVQVERIGSSHAMVREHPAEVAKLIREFLAA comes from the coding sequence ATGATTGAGCTGACGGTCGAGTCTGGTCCGGTGCCGATCGCGGTGCGGGACCACGGCGGCGACGGCCTGCCGGTGCTGCTGCTGCACGGGCTCGGCGGGTCGATGGCGCACTGGGACCCGGTGGTGCCGGAGCTGACCGGGACCCACCGGGTGGTGCTGATGGACCTGCGCGGGCACGGCGGCTCCGGGGTGGGGCCGTGGAGCTGGCCGGCCGCGCTGGCCGACGTCGAGGCGGTGGTCACCGCACTCGACCTGGGCAGCCCGGCGGTGGCAGGCATGTCGCTGGGGGGCATGGTCGCCACCCGCTGGGCGGCCCGGCCGGGCTGTCCCGGCGCGGTCAACCTGGACGGCCTGCGCGGGTACCTGACCGCGCCGGAGAACTACCCCGGCCTCGATCCCGCCTTGCGGGAGAAGGAACTCACCCGGCTGCGGGCGATGTTCGACGAGCAGGCGGCCGCGGTCACCGGGCCGCTGGCGGAGATCATCGACGAGCTGAGGGCGGCCGTGGAGGAGGACCACATCGCCGCCTGCCGGGCGGCCCGCTCACCGCTGCTGGTGGTCGCGGCCACCGAGAACCTGCCCGCCCAGGACCAGTTCCCCGAGCTGACCGAGGCGTACCGCCGGGGACTGGTCCGGGATCTGGCCACGCTGGCCGAGGTGTGGAACGTGCAGGTCGAGCGGATCGGCAGCAGTCACGCCATGGTCCGGGAGCACCCGGCCGAGGTGGCCAAGCTGATCAGGGAGTTCCTGGCGGCCTGA
- a CDS encoding DUF6875 domain-containing protein, translating into MTPRLWTATEVEAGLPPLAERPPLERVLRWAKDFLIPGHPDLGRSGPVCPYTRPALRRELFHLGVGSGNLRESLTALRTGYTAKLSTMDSEDADLLTYLLVLPDADPGQVDAVQRELKSEFVAEGLMLGQFHPHCAEPGLWNQDFRPLRSPVPLLAIRRLLPVDLPFLLADNGHLDAYLARFAPGIPARLRAQLISR; encoded by the coding sequence ATGACCCCCCGGCTCTGGACCGCGACCGAGGTCGAAGCCGGTCTGCCGCCACTGGCCGAGCGACCCCCGCTGGAGCGGGTCCTGCGCTGGGCCAAGGACTTCCTCATCCCCGGCCACCCCGACCTCGGCCGCAGCGGCCCGGTCTGCCCGTACACCCGCCCCGCGCTGCGCCGGGAGCTGTTCCACCTCGGCGTCGGCTCCGGCAACCTGCGCGAGTCGCTGACCGCGCTGCGCACCGGCTACACCGCAAAACTGTCCACAATGGACTCCGAAGACGCCGACCTGCTCACCTACCTGCTGGTGCTGCCGGATGCCGACCCCGGCCAGGTCGACGCGGTGCAGCGGGAGCTCAAGTCAGAGTTCGTCGCCGAGGGCCTGATGCTCGGCCAGTTCCACCCGCACTGCGCCGAACCCGGCCTGTGGAACCAGGACTTCCGCCCGCTGCGCTCACCGGTGCCGCTGCTGGCGATCCGGCGACTGCTGCCGGTGGACCTGCCGTTCCTGCTGGCCGACAACGGTCACCTGGACGCTTACCTGGCCAGGTTCGCCCCCGGCATCCCGGCCCGGCTGCGCGCCCAGCTCATCTCGCGCTGA
- a CDS encoding 4'-phosphopantetheinyl transferase superfamily protein — translation MLEKILPNNIAVSEAFDDPAEAVLFAEEEALLGRSVEKRRREFTTVRHCARRALAELGRPPAPLLRGERGAPIWPAGIVGSMTHCDGYRAAAVAEDSVVQTIGIDAEPHAPLPEGVLESVSLAEERSWLNTLSRTDPEVHWDRLLFSAKESVYKAWFPLARRWLGFEEARLTVHPSSGTFRADLLVPGPVEGFSGRWLVADGLVVTTIAVPRSNGQNL, via the coding sequence GTGCTTGAGAAGATCCTGCCGAACAACATCGCGGTGTCCGAGGCCTTCGACGACCCGGCCGAAGCCGTGCTCTTCGCCGAGGAGGAGGCGCTGCTGGGCCGCTCGGTGGAGAAGCGGCGGCGCGAGTTCACCACCGTGCGGCACTGCGCCCGGCGCGCGCTGGCCGAACTGGGCCGGCCGCCCGCGCCGCTGCTGCGCGGTGAGCGCGGGGCGCCGATCTGGCCTGCCGGCATCGTCGGCAGCATGACGCACTGTGATGGGTACCGGGCGGCCGCGGTGGCCGAGGACTCGGTTGTCCAGACCATCGGGATCGACGCCGAACCGCACGCCCCGCTGCCCGAGGGCGTGCTGGAGTCGGTCTCGCTGGCCGAGGAGCGGAGCTGGCTCAACACCTTGTCCCGCACCGACCCCGAAGTTCACTGGGACCGGTTGTTGTTCAGTGCTAAGGAGTCGGTCTACAAGGCGTGGTTCCCGCTCGCCCGGCGCTGGCTCGGCTTCGAGGAGGCCCGGCTCACGGTGCACCCCTCCAGCGGCACTTTCCGCGCTGACCTGCTGGTTCCCGGTCCGGTCGAGGGCTTTTCCGGGCGCTGGCTGGTGGCCGACGGGCTGGTGGTCACGACCATCGCCGTCCCCCGATCGAATGGCCAAAATCTGTGA
- a CDS encoding helix-turn-helix domain-containing protein: MTPTFPAAVRRLARELSGRVPELAFALATRVRAEVPVYQDERLVNFADLVAECQANLAQGLRDVDSPSWNGTDAARRLGRRRAEQGFPVEATLRSYRIGGQFMWETFVSAAGADLGDQRAVLAAATTLWTFIDTYSAALAEGHRQASEDRARTDTEVRSALLEALFAGNSAAGRSLLDCAADLRLPAAGRFLVVVADTHALPRIEERLRLRGTVSVWRQEIDAHAGIVLLPPSGSPEQLCAHLAGHTRARVGVSAEYHQVEATPGARHAAGLARAAVGTSGPGVLRHDQAPVPILLASAPEAARAVAQAALGPVLDLPARDRELVLETLRVWLAHDGATSAAAAELHCHRNTVRYRLRRLEELTGLALTSPKALSQLHLALEALRLSPPADRTAERVGS, encoded by the coding sequence ATGACTCCGACTTTCCCGGCCGCGGTGCGCAGGCTGGCCAGGGAGCTCTCCGGCCGCGTGCCCGAGCTGGCCTTCGCCCTGGCCACCCGGGTCCGCGCCGAGGTGCCCGTCTACCAGGACGAACGGCTGGTCAACTTCGCCGACCTGGTGGCCGAGTGCCAGGCCAACCTGGCGCAGGGCCTGCGCGATGTGGACAGCCCGTCCTGGAACGGCACGGACGCGGCCCGCCGCCTCGGCCGCCGCCGCGCCGAGCAGGGCTTCCCGGTGGAGGCGACCCTGCGCAGCTACCGCATCGGCGGGCAGTTCATGTGGGAGACCTTCGTCAGCGCGGCCGGCGCCGACCTGGGCGACCAGCGCGCGGTGCTGGCCGCCGCGACCACGCTGTGGACCTTCATCGACACCTACTCCGCCGCACTCGCCGAGGGGCACCGGCAGGCCAGCGAGGACCGGGCACGCACCGACACCGAGGTCCGCTCCGCGCTGCTGGAGGCGCTGTTCGCGGGCAACTCCGCGGCCGGCCGCTCGCTGCTGGACTGCGCGGCCGACCTGCGACTGCCCGCGGCCGGGCGGTTCCTGGTGGTGGTCGCGGACACGCACGCGCTGCCCAGGATCGAGGAGCGGCTGCGGCTGCGCGGCACGGTGTCGGTGTGGCGGCAGGAGATCGACGCCCACGCCGGGATCGTGCTGCTGCCGCCGAGTGGCTCGCCGGAGCAGCTGTGCGCGCACCTGGCCGGGCACACCAGGGCCAGGGTCGGGGTGAGCGCGGAGTACCACCAGGTCGAGGCCACCCCGGGCGCCCGGCACGCCGCCGGGCTGGCCCGCGCGGCAGTGGGCACGAGCGGTCCCGGGGTGCTCCGGCACGACCAGGCCCCGGTGCCGATCCTGTTGGCCAGCGCGCCGGAGGCGGCCCGCGCGGTGGCCCAGGCCGCGCTCGGCCCGGTGCTCGACCTGCCCGCGCGGGACCGGGAGCTGGTGCTGGAGACCTTGCGGGTCTGGCTGGCGCACGACGGCGCGACCAGTGCCGCGGCGGCAGAACTGCACTGCCACCGCAACACGGTCCGGTATCGGTTGCGCAGGCTGGAGGAGCTCACCGGACTGGCACTGACCAGCCCGAAAGCGTTGAGCCAGCTGCATTTGGCGTTGGAGGCGCTGCGGTTGTCGCCCCCGGCCGACCGCACCGCCGAGCGGGTAGGTTCTTGA
- a CDS encoding aminotransferase class I/II-fold pyridoxal phosphate-dependent enzyme, which translates to MDLRHWLGSAVDLVDNWAATFGPVAPHPANAVTDADFGRAFAEFGDRMRANYPFGHPRYAAQMVKPPHPAAVVGYLAAMLVNPNNHALDGGPATARMEREVVAALAGMFGLPVHLGHLTTSGTIANLEALFVARETYPGKLVLHSAEAHYTHGRMCRLLGVPSEPVPTDVLGRMDLVALERKLRRGDVGTVVLTPGTTGLGAVDPIHEALALKEKYGVRIHVDAAYGGFFALLAGELGVPAEPFAAIRHCDSVTIDPHKHGLQPYGCGAVLFADPAVGRFYRHDSPYTYFTSDELHLGEISLECSRAGAAAAALWLTLKVLPLTRDGLGEVLAAGRRATLHWAELIEKSAELVLYQQPELDILTYFPRRDTLSEVDGGSARALAEGMADEADPVYLSTLRVSAAELGRRHPGVRADAAAARVLRSVLLKPEAEPAIDRLHRRVTQLVRQREDT; encoded by the coding sequence GTGGATCTCCGACACTGGCTGGGCAGCGCGGTCGACCTGGTGGACAACTGGGCGGCGACCTTCGGCCCGGTCGCCCCGCACCCGGCGAACGCGGTCACCGACGCCGACTTCGGCCGCGCCTTCGCCGAGTTCGGCGACCGGATGCGGGCGAACTACCCGTTCGGCCACCCGCGCTACGCCGCGCAGATGGTCAAGCCGCCACACCCGGCCGCCGTGGTCGGCTACCTGGCCGCGATGCTGGTCAACCCGAACAACCACGCCCTGGACGGCGGCCCGGCGACCGCGCGGATGGAACGCGAGGTGGTCGCCGCGCTGGCCGGGATGTTCGGGCTGCCGGTCCACTTAGGACATCTCACCACCAGCGGCACCATCGCCAACCTGGAAGCGCTGTTCGTGGCGCGGGAAACCTACCCCGGCAAGCTCGTCCTGCACAGCGCGGAGGCGCACTACACGCATGGCCGGATGTGCCGGTTGCTCGGCGTGCCCAGCGAACCGGTGCCCACTGATGTTCTCGGCCGGATGGATCTGGTTGCCCTGGAACGGAAACTGCGCCGTGGCGACGTGGGCACCGTGGTGCTCACCCCCGGCACCACCGGACTGGGCGCGGTGGACCCCATCCACGAAGCCCTTGCGCTGAAAGAGAAGTACGGCGTGCGCATCCACGTGGACGCGGCCTACGGCGGCTTCTTCGCCCTGCTGGCCGGGGAGCTGGGCGTGCCCGCCGAGCCGTTCGCCGCGATCCGGCACTGCGACTCGGTGACCATCGACCCGCACAAGCACGGCCTCCAGCCCTACGGCTGCGGCGCGGTCCTCTTCGCCGACCCGGCGGTCGGCCGCTTCTACCGGCACGACTCGCCCTACACCTACTTCACCTCCGACGAGCTGCACCTGGGCGAGATCTCCCTGGAGTGCAGCCGGGCCGGGGCCGCCGCGGCCGCGCTGTGGCTGACGCTGAAGGTGTTGCCGCTGACCAGGGACGGCCTCGGCGAGGTGCTCGCGGCCGGGCGGCGGGCCACGCTGCACTGGGCCGAGCTGATCGAGAAGTCCGCGGAGCTGGTGCTCTACCAGCAGCCGGAACTGGACATCCTCACCTACTTCCCGCGCCGCGACACACTGTCCGAAGTGGACGGAGGGTCGGCGCGGGCGCTGGCCGAGGGCATGGCCGATGAGGCCGATCCGGTCTACCTCAGCACCCTGCGCGTCTCCGCCGCCGAGCTGGGCCGCCGCCACCCCGGCGTGCGCGCCGACGCCGCCGCGGCCCGGGTGCTGCGCAGCGTGCTGCTCAAACCCGAGGCGGAGCCGGCGATCGACCGGCTGCACCGGCGGGTCACCCAACTCGTCCGACAACGGGAGGACACATGA
- a CDS encoding MerR family transcriptional regulator — MLTIGEVARLAGTTVKAVRHYHAHGLLPEPGRDHAGYRRYGATALVRLLRIRRLRELGLSVPRIRELLGDGPATVRAALDELDRELAQRQREIEEQRGRIAELRSSTMDLDLPEPVAEVFDRLELDGLPADLLELEKSAVLLLHALAPEHAGAVAGFCRQVWQEHRELSQRIADRLQALADAPADDPGIEPLVEDLAALVQTGEWDAVTGQATEQHGPALMADYLSGFSPAQRRALTLLAERLPAPAPLPG, encoded by the coding sequence GTGCTGACCATCGGGGAGGTGGCCCGGCTCGCGGGCACCACCGTGAAGGCCGTGCGGCACTACCACGCGCACGGCCTGCTCCCCGAACCCGGCCGCGACCACGCCGGCTACCGGCGTTACGGGGCAACGGCCCTGGTCCGGCTGCTGCGGATCCGGCGGCTGCGCGAACTGGGCCTGTCCGTGCCACGGATCCGCGAACTGCTCGGCGACGGCCCGGCCACCGTGCGCGCGGCCCTGGACGAGCTGGACCGGGAGCTGGCGCAGCGGCAGCGCGAGATCGAGGAGCAGCGCGGGAGGATCGCCGAACTGCGATCGTCCACAATGGACCTCGATCTGCCGGAGCCGGTGGCCGAGGTCTTCGACCGGCTGGAGCTCGACGGCCTGCCCGCCGACCTGCTGGAGCTGGAGAAGAGCGCGGTGCTGCTGCTGCACGCGCTCGCCCCCGAGCACGCCGGCGCGGTGGCCGGGTTCTGCCGGCAGGTGTGGCAGGAGCACCGCGAGCTGTCCCAGCGGATCGCCGACCGCCTCCAGGCCCTCGCCGACGCGCCTGCGGACGACCCCGGGATCGAGCCGCTGGTGGAGGACCTGGCCGCGCTGGTCCAGACGGGGGAGTGGGACGCGGTGACCGGCCAGGCGACCGAGCAGCACGGCCCCGCGCTGATGGCCGACTACCTGAGCGGGTTCTCCCCGGCCCAGCGCCGGGCGCTCACACTGCTGGCGGAACGGCTGCCCGCACCCGCCCCACTACCTGGGTGA